The Desulfocurvus vexinensis DSM 17965 nucleotide sequence GGAGAAAGGGATTCTCCAGGACGGTTCCGACGAGGCCGCCAGGGAGTGGATCAAGAAACAGGTGGACGTCAACGCCGTGGTCGGCGGCCTGCCCAACGACTACATGCGCGACATCGACCTCGTCCGCTACGACCGAACCGGCAACGAAACGCGACGGTGGACCCTGCACGGCGCGTGGATCAAGGTCCTGGAGTACGACGAACTCGAGGGCGCGAACACGGACAACACCATCGAGAAACTCAGCATTTGCTTTCAGTATTGGACCTGATCCGAGGAGGTAGATCATGCACACCTTTGAATTGCCGAGCGGCCTCGAGATCGAGCTCCGGGAGATGACCGGAGCCGAGGAGGAACTGCTCAC carries:
- a CDS encoding phage tail protein, which codes for MRSGNMPKSLYQNWQFAVEVNGFDVALFKKGQEPKTEFEEVAFAPAGSMFDQKVAGRVKFEDITLEKGILQDGSDEAAREWIKKQVDVNAVVGGLPNDYMRDIDLVRYDRTGNETRRWTLHGAWIKVLEYDELEGANTDNTIEKLSICFQYWT